The following is a genomic window from Vidua chalybeata isolate OUT-0048 chromosome 29, bVidCha1 merged haplotype, whole genome shotgun sequence.
ctctctggcctctttctctttccagatAAGCTTTTTCCACATCCTGCAAGGCCaaaatcccttttcctctcACCTGTTTGAGCTTCAGAGCGGCCTGCACAGACGGTCTGTTCTCCATCTGCTGGGCCAGACGTCTGTTTCGAGCGctggccagctgctgctgctgcatggtgGCCCGGATATTCACCGGCATCGGCTGTTTGTTCTTCAGCATGTTAGTGAAGCTTCAAGGTCGAATAAAACGGGGTTTAATTAAAGCTTAAAACACACAATTATCGGCATTTCACGGTGCTCGAGTGGGGCTCCAGCTCCCATGAACCTTATGCAAAGAGTGGCACTTATGGGATTACGGATCCCTCGCTGGCCGTGAGGCCCGGAGAGGCAGGAATGAGGTGGAAGTTTTCAGTGGGAATGAGAAAGCCGGAGGTTAGTGGGTTTAGAGATGGCAGAAGGGGTGACAACCAGCAGGAAGCGGGGATGGTCGTGACAGGAGGGGGAGAAACAGGACAGCAAAAGCCAAAtcaacccccaaaaaaatctgggaaaaagaGTCAAAATTCCAGGCCAGGAGGAAGGTTGGGATGAAGCCGTACTCAGCGTCCTCCAGCGCCAGGTTGGAAGTGATCATCTTAaagccttttccaacctcaggAGTTCCATGATTCTACAAAATTCCACCACTCTGAGCATCTCCTGAATGCCACCCAACTGCTCTCCTGGAATCAGGCCACTTGGGAATTTACGtggtgtttttatttctccatgGAAGAGCAAACACGCAGTGTGATGGTAAATAAAGCTCCTCAGCAGCACCCCAGCAGCTTCCTGGGAGTTGGCGAACAAAACCCACCCCCTAAAAACGAGGGGTTTGGGCTgacagggagggaaggaggcagcaaGGTGTCCCTGAGCTCAGGCCACACCTCCCCGCAGCACAGCCGGAGCAGAAGCTGCCCCATGGCAGCGTGTTTAACCCCAAAATGCTCAGCGGGAGAGCGGGACACCCATTAGTCATCACAGAGGAGCCACACGTGGAAAAACCCAGCGGAATGACCCACGGGAAGAGCTCGAGGACAGAGAGAGATGGAGGTGAAGCGAAGCTGTTGCCTCTTACAAGGCCCAGAAGGGCCTTCGGGCCGGTTCCAGGGCCGCTGCCGGCCTCTTACAGGGCCCACCGGGGCAGGTGGGACCCTCGGGCGCGGCAGCAGAGCCAAAATACCAATGTCAAAACATGTGGGAGAGACAGGGAGGGTGTGAGGTTGGTCTCTGCTCTTACAACACATCCCACCGGATTTATGAGGCGAATCAACACTAAAGACACGGAGAAATCCCTCCGGGATTTTTGGCCCTTTTAACCTTGCGTGCCGCAGGGGTCGGAGGGTAAGGCGGGTGTGTGGAGGCACCCGCTCGCTCGACGAGGTTAAAAGAGGGCGGAAACCACGGTGGGTTTTTGGATTTTGGATAGTGagaattaagtaaaaaaaaaaaattatatgattTCTTAGGAGCTGAAGGTGCCGTTGGCTTCCTCACCGCTCGTTCAGAGACATCTTGGTGGTGCTCTTTAGCACGACCTTCGGTGCTGACTGTGCAGCCATCTTCAGAGAATCTGCAAAACAGGCCCCAAAAGGGAAAATTTAGGCATTTGTTACACGTTTATACCACTAAATACTAAAAACCCCTTCTGTTCTGCCTCCTTGGGTGGAGGGAATCAAGATTAGGGCAGGTTATGTgtaatatattcttttttttccagtgatttttAGCCCTCTGCcagaatttttccattttgattcTGAGACTTTTAATCCTCTCCCAGTTTCAATAAATCAGGGAGTTCCTTTATTTGTCCCTTACcaaaaatttatctttttacaGTGAATGCTTCAGCAATATTAGGAGGAAGAATACAAAAATCCAGGAGCAGGATGGCAACCAAATGCCACCTTCGGAGCAAAGATGCAAAACAGAACCCAAGACatcaaattaaaacaattattatgCATTTACATGATTAAACATTGAAAAACTTCTGTTCTCTGTGTAGAGAACTAAGAGTGAGGCAAGTTATAGGTATtgtatttatgcatttttaatgttttctagCCTTCTACCAGGTTTAATAAAAATGGGGGTTATTTTAATTTACCTTTAgtaaaaatttatctttttacaGTGAATACCTTATCGGTTTTTTGAGTAGCAACATAAAAATCCAGCTATAAATAGCATCCAAATGCCTTTAGCACATTGACACCTCCACATCTCCCGTGTTCTTAACATGACCAAGGTGCAAATCCCAGTTTTAAGGGCACGGGGAATAAAACTGGGAATAAAAATCTTAGATAATGCTACACAGCATCGTATCCTTTAAAAACATCGAGGTTCCACCTCCCTCAGGGCAGGGATTTAAATCCCCCCCCCAGTGCTGGATGCTACAGAAACACGCTGGGTTCCAACCCCCGAGCTCTGCAGATcgatttattaatttaatttataattagCAGCAAATTTAACGGGTGGATGACGGTCGGGATGCGCTCACTCTGTAATACCCTCAAAAAACCGCTTTATTGAGAGAATTTACACCCAGAAACGGAGACAACAGAAAGCCTTAttcctgttttaaattaatattaataattttattttaatatacagCGGCTTTTCCATTTTGAAGTGGTTTTTAAAGCGTTTAtcttcctgaggaaaaaaaaccaaaccaaaacaaaaaaacaaccgCTCCGGCCCCCTCAGGCCCGGCTTCGGAGCCCGGTCAGGGGAAAAGCCCCGACCCTGAGGGGGCTCCCCCGGGCTATGAGGAGACCATGAGGGGGCCATGAAGGGACTCCCCGGGCCTTCAGGAGCGCCCCCCCGGCGCCCCGCCCCCGCGCAGCCGGGCCGGTCACTCACCGAAACACACGGTCGCCAGGTCTCCGGTGGCTCCGGCGGGCGGGCAGGTGAGTGCGAGGTGAGTGCGGGGCCGGTGCGGGGCCGgtgcggggccggcgcggggccggggctggcgCTGAGCTCCGCCCGCTCCCGCCGTCGCCGCCGCTTCTCCCTCAGCCGCCCGCGACAAAATGGCgccggcgccgctcccgcccccgcCGAAATGGCGGCCGCGCTCTCGGCCACGCCCACTGCTGCGCGAGCCCCCCCTCGAGGGGGCGGTGGTTGGTGGAGCCGCGGAGGGGGCGGGGAAAGGGGCGGGACGGAGGGAGAGGCGGGAACGTTCTGGCGGGAGTCGGGGTGGAGTCATAGAGAGTGGTGTCGTCATGGAACCGTGATGGAATCGTCATGGAACCGTCACGGAGCCATGGGACGAGGGAGTCGTGGGGTCAAGGAACCGTGGAGTCACGGAGCCGTGGAATCACGGAGTCTCGTGGTGCTGGAATCCCCGAGTCCCAGGGAATTGTGGAATTGCCATGGAATCGTCGTAGAATCTTGGAATTATGGAATCACAAAATACTCCGTCATGGAATTGTATAGGATCCAGGTGTTTGGGAGTTGTGGAGCTGGAAGGGGTCTG
Proteins encoded in this region:
- the CHTOP gene encoding chromatin target of PRMT1 protein isoform X5, which gives rise to MAAQSAPKVVLKSTTKMSLNERFTNMLKNKQPMPVNIRATMQQQQLASARNRRLAQQMENRPSVQAALKLKQRNGSSQGQGAAECFTSQSHGSDSP